From the genome of Brassica oleracea var. oleracea cultivar TO1000 chromosome C4, BOL, whole genome shotgun sequence:
TCAATCCTCTGGAATTTAGATTCTCTGCCATTTCCGTCTTTTCAATTCGGTAATATCTCTGAAACACATTTTGGAGTTTGCTCTGTATTATTGTCTAACGCATGTTAAAGTCTCCACCTTTATAACTGTGATGTATAAGAAATGAGTGAAAGGTTGAGGAGCTTTATTGATGGGTTTCTTCAGGATTGATGGGTTTCTTCAGGTATGGCTGGTGCTATATACGTCAAAGGCGTTGCAGTTACTAAGTACAAAAGGTGAAGTTTTATGGAACTTTCTGTTAATTCATTGCATCTATGCTTATATAAGTTCATAGATGTGAATAGAACATTGTTTGTATAGGTCTGCTGTAAAGTAATCAGAGGAATGGTCATAAGTTCACAGTTTTTTGTTGAGGTTTGAGGAATTTGAACACTCGAGATGAGTTCACTATTTGCTTCGGTCACAAATGAATTCTAATTTTTTTGATGATGGTTTGGAGCTTTCATTTGCTAAGAAGAGGAGATTTGCCATAGATTTGGAGCTTTCATTAAGGAGATTTTCCAAAGTTAGATTTTTAGGTAATGTATAGATGTGTTAATTCTCTATCTTGCTTTTCATTGCTAGCTGTGATGTTGCGGTTGATTTGTGATGATTGTTTTATTTGCTGTTTGATAGTGAAGCCGGTTTCTGTGCGTCCAATATTAGAGATTGGTCATGATGCATTGTTGGAGCCTATGACAGTTGTGGATTTGCTAAAAGCTTAGCTAAAATGTAAATAACCATAAAACTCTCTTACTTGATAAGGTTAAGCTTTTTTTGTCACTTTCCTCTTACACCTTAAAGCATAGAAATTATTATGTATTTATAAATTTATTTGTATAATTTACAATAAAACTCTTAACAATAATATAGATTTTGTTGAATTTATAATCAATATAATGATTCCTCTATGGTATAAACATATGTGATTACAATGAATATTGCAAATACTATAGCTTGCAAAACGAACCCTGAACACTACATATACATAACTATACTTTATTCCACACACTCATAGACCTACTAAACAAACTCTAAACATTAAAATTTCCGGAAACCCTGATCTTCCTTACAAAACAAACTGTAAACAAACCGTAAACAATAAATATATTATCTATACCTAAATATAGTTAACACCAAGATATTTATGTTATACAATAAATATTTAATATTTCTGATATATGGTTTACGGAAACATAATATATGAAGCATATTTTTGACTATGTAGACTGGAACTAAAAGTTTTTACACAATCTTTTTAGTAATTTAATAGATCTAAACTTCTAATTTTTCATATAGAAATATCTAAACTTAACAAACGAAGAAAGTTTCCAAAATTTTAATTTAAACTTAATGAGTCTAGTTGAAAAATAAATGGTATCAAATCTAGGTTTTATTTTATTTTCGAAAATGGCGGATTGTGTGCCAAAATTTAAACATTTTTTACATTTTGAAAACATTTTATAACTGGAAAAAATCTAATATTTGAAAATAAATGGAAGACAAACTAGATTGCGATCTTTAAATTAAAACTCGAATATTGTATCAATAAAGATTATGGAAACTTAACTAATATGTAGCAAGTTTAAGAATATCCCACCAAATTCTCATTAATAAACTAAATATTTCCAACATATATTTTACATAGTAATGTATTTATTTATATATTATCAATGAAATCTGATAAACCTTCATATTTATAAACATCAAAATACTTTCTGGTAAACCTTCATAGTTATATATTATCAATGAAATAGCAACAAATTTTATATAATAACAGTATTGATATATAAAATCTATTATTAAAAATAAGTTTAAATCAATTATTTATCAAATACAAGACAAATTGTACAAACAGATTTAAGTATTGGCATATAAATTGAGAATTGAAAATCAAACTGAAATAACATAAAACAAAAAACAAAACCAAAACCGAATCAATGTTCACAAATATCTTAATGGTTCCTATATCGCTGAAACAGAAAAAAAACAAAACCAAATTAAAACCCAACCGAGAACCAAATGGGTACCCGAATATCTTAAATAAATTTTATATACCGTAAAATATTAATAATCTTTAGTTTTAAAGTTATCAAATATTCTAAAAATACTACTTATGACCGAACAACTCAAAAAATGGATTACCCATTACCTTTTATCTGATATATTTAAAATTGTCGTAATTTCCCGATAGAACTGAATCACCAAAAAAAAAATATTCGAATAAATATTCGAAATATTTGAATTTATCTGAGTTATCTGATATTGTATCCAACAAAATCCAAAATGTAATTTTTACCTGAATTATCCAAAATTATCCAAAAATGAGAACCAAAAACCGAAGTGAACTCAAATTTTATCAGGTTCCTAAGGTTATTATCTGAACCAAACCAGAAACCAAAATAACTAAACCAAAACCAAAACCATATTCATAAATAACCAAATGGTTCTTATATCTCTTGAACTGAATAAACAAAAATCACAATCGAATTGACACAAATAAAAAAAACTGGAACAGAATCTAAAACCGAACGCCCATGAATTAACATATTAGTGAACTGACAGGTTAGTAGAATTTTTAATATAAGACAATTCTGCGCTTTCAAAGCGCGGATCAAAATCTAGTAGTCCATTAAAGCTCTAAAAACTATATAATAATCTTATTATGAAATTTTATTTACGCAACAAACTAAAATTGAATATCATAAATTTTAAAAGAAATTAACAAAATATGATTAAAAAATCACACATAAGACAATCTCCAATGGTACACAAAAAAATTATCTACGAGTAACTCTATTATAGAGTTGGATTTGCTCCAATAGTTCACTCTATAATAGAGTTACTCTATAATACAGTAGAATATAAACTAATGTTATTATTTTACTCTATATTTGGAGTAAAAAGCAATATTACTCTATATTTCACTTTATTGTAGAGTGAACCATTGTAGTAAATTCAACTCTATAATAGAGTTACTCTATTTTAGAGTGAAATATAGAGATAATTTTTGTGTACCATTGAAAATGTTCTAAGATATAATAAAACATTTCAAAATATAAACAAGCGTTAAATAAAATATCTAATTAAAAAAACAATTTTCCGCGCGAGCCACAGACCAGCTACTAGAGTAAAAAGAATTAATAGATTCAAAAACAAATGTATAAGACTGAGAAATAATCAGTGATCAATGTATAGAATTTAGACAATATTTTCGAGCTTTTATTTTACTTATTTTTATAATAAAAATAAAACAAAAATAAAATATAAGATTATTACATTAAAAGAAAATTTACTAAATGTTATTTCTAACAAGAAAAACAAAAAAATACTAAAAATTAATATTGTTTTCAATTGCGAGTAAACTACATTTTAAAAATATATGTATTGAATTTAAAATATTATTTTATTATTTTTATTTGTTCATCCGCCTGTCCTACGGGCTAGTTTTAACTGTATCTATTACTAAGAAAATCATGACATAAATTTCAATTTACATAAGTTAAAATTTAAAGCCAAAATATGAAGTAAATAGATAAAATAACAGTTTTTTTAAAATATACAATTTGTTGAATACGAGGAAAAAAAGATATTTAAGTTCAAAAAGTAGATATTTTCTTACAAAATAGATATTTTGTTTTTTTTCTTAACAACATAGATATTTTGTTTGTGTAAAGAAATAAAAATATCACATAGACACAGAAAATAGGGAAAAGCAACATGCGCATTGTAGTATAAGGGGCTATGAGAAACTTTAAATTAAAACGAAAGCTTTAAAGGGAGGGGATCACATGGTAGAGTTAAGCAAAGGGAACTAACAAGTCACAATCATCGTGACCATGAATTACATATATGTTACATAAATACATATACGTATATACATGGATGTGGCAAACTATGTAATTATTTGTAAATGTTTGTGACGTCCTACTGGGACAAAAGACAGCATATATTTGGACTGATGTACGTATCTCTCTTCCCTCTTTACTTTTATGTTCACTCTTCTATCTTTAGTTCTGTAGTTTAATACTTCTATAGAATATAATTTGTTATTTTTCACTTCTAGTTTTCTTTGTTGCTAAAAATAATCTATAAAAGAAAGACTTTACAATAAAATCAAATATAAGAACATAAAAGGAATGATGTGCTAGAAACATGATAAAAATTTTAAACTTAATAAGCTAACTATTACTAAAAGCCTCCACCACAAGAAAATCTGAATCCTTTAGTCTTATGATGAAACTCATTACACATGTCATCAACATTTATTCACTTTTTAACATTTAGTTATTTGCTGTTTCTGTTACTTTATCTAACACTCTAATACCCTTTTCTCACTTTTCTAATTTTTGTTTTCCCTGAAATCATGTTCGATGTTGTTGCTAGTATCAGTGATTAAATCATGTTCGTTCTGCAATTTTGGTTCGACCGAGAGTTTCAGGAATAGATAACATCAAAAAATTATCGTTAAATGCGGAAACGGTTCGCCAAAAGGTAACGTTTCAGGAACAATAAAACAAACATACTTTGATTGTTGTTGCTAGTCGGTGGTGGCTAACATTAACAATCAAACAAACTATATAACGTCTCGCTAGCTAGTCGCTCATGCCAACAACGAGCAAACAACGCGCTTTGATTACGTATGTCGGAGAACAAAAATAAGACCATTATACATTAAACTACGTAAAACCATATAGGTTTAAAGTACGTAATACATAAAAATAAAATGCTTAAAGTTTCAGAAAACAAAATCATAATTTAAAAATATGAACATTATAAGACAAAGTCTTCCGTCTGATCAGAGGATGATGATGATCCATATATCTCGATTAGCTTTTGCAACACGATGACTTGGTTCCTAAGCCTGACGATGTAATCCGCCGTTTCTTGAAACAGCTGTTCCGTCTCTCCACTATTTGGTTTCTCCTCCACGTGACGATTGTGATCCGTCTTGTTGGTCTCTGACGGAGGAAGAAGACTCTTAAGCGCCTGAAGCTTCTCGGTGAACTTATCTCCACTGTTTCTGGAACAGTTCCTGATAATGCTGGCTCGTGACGAAACATGTGATCTTCTGCTTCCTTGTTTCTTGATGTTTCTTCTTCCTCCTCTCGAGGATCTTTGGGTCTTCAATATTCTCATCCTGGACGAAGAAGAAGAGAGGCTTAGTTATAATAGACTTTTGTTTCTTTATTTGTTTGAATGAGAGAAGAAAGAAGATTGGGGTTTATGTACGCTTGGTCACTCGTTTATGCCCCTGGAGTTACTGTTTATTACGGTAGTGCCACTAGTGGTGCTTTCATTCCTCAGTTTGTCGTCTTGTGCTTTTGTTTTTCGGTTGGGCCCTTGTGGTTTTGAAAAAATCATGATAATATCTTACTCACGTGCTCATTGCCAAGTATCTTTTAGGGGCATAACCGTACGTAAACAAATTTCATCCAATCTATATCGGAACTTCATATTCAACATAGAATGATGTTGCTACAATCGTTATTAGCTTATTATTTAACTTACTTTATCCTTTTTTTGGACAACCCTTATTTTATCTTCTTGGGTCGTTTCATATTTCTTTGAAGAATAAGCCTAAAATACTAAACCATTAGTTTCCAAATTGTCTGAATGTTTGAGTTGTACGAATACCGACAGCGCTGACATGTGGGAAGAAGGGTATATCTGTAAGTTCCAAAGATGGGAGAAACCGGTTAAGTTAGCAAAGAGAGGAAGTGGGTGACGAGTGCACATTTGCCATATGATTTGACAGTAAAAGCCTGAGCCTTCTGTGAGGGCACATGATAAGTGTTTTTGGCAAATATTTTTCTCTATATTACCCTTCCATGGTTATCCGTATTTCATTTTATTTACATATTTAGACTTAACTGTACGTACGAAGGACGTTCACTTTGTTTAAATGATTCAGTCAGTTTCATTTGACCTAATAAGTGTTTTCGTTTGATATCTTTGTTGGACCCCTTTTTGTTTTGTCAAGGTTGGACCCTTCGTTCATTGTAATCTTCGTTTTATTCTTCTGTTTAACATGGGTGATAACTCATGTCTTTTTTTTTTAACTCATGTCTTTTTCTTTGTACTAAATGTCAAAATATCATAAGAATGCACATTGATGATTTGCAAATTTTATTCCTTTCTGACTACGTATTCTAAAAAGACATTGTTCTTCTACTGTGTTCAGGAAAATAATTTGAAACCCTATTTTCTATTTAACAAACAAAAACTATGTTTTTGTAGTCACGAATTATTATGATTTTTTTTTATGTTCACATTTGAATATGTGACTATGCTATTATCAACATTCCAAAACGTCTTTCAAATTTTCTTAATTTTAAAAATGATTTCATTATATACTTTAGACTTGCTAAAAACATGACCTAAAAAGACAATGTCATTATACTAAAGCCAATTATTTTAGCGTCTTATGAATATATGAGGGGCAATTTGGTCAATAAAATGGGAGATAATAGGCGCATTTCTTTTCTTTTCTTTTTTTTTTGGTCGAAGGAGATAATAGGCGCATTAAATTAAAATGTGCTTCGTAGAGAGGGTGCTGCATGTGAATGTGTTGTGAGCCAGCAAAACCTCATTAAACAGTTTTTTTTTTAAAAGATAAATTTTGAATCAGGAAAACAAAAGTTATTTTGAAGTATGAGAACCGGGAAAAACTAAACCGGAACGGGTTTGATTAAAAAAAGAGAGAAAAGAGCATGTGAAAGCACATGGAATAAGAGAAAGCAAAGGAGACAGAGAAGGGAGCATGGAAGTGATCAGAGAGCATGTTCTGTATATTCCCTGCATGCAAATAGCTTCCTGCTGTTTTTTTATAATGCCAAAAATATAAAGATTATATAATTGAGATGGTTCTAAGATTTGATTAATTTAATAAATAAAAAGGAAGGAGTTATATTTTAATAGTTTTGATTTGGTGCACATGGTTTACTATCTAAATTTCAGGTTAATAGCATGTGTTTAGCTGTTCCACCACGTGATTTATTTGTGTACATTAATGAGAATAATAAGTCATTTTACTAATAATAATAATAATTTATCTCGGAGATGAGCATATCCTTTAGCAACAAATCCACCACGGTCCACGGCTGAAGCATTGGATTTGGAACCAAAGCCTTAGCGACCAGATGATCCATGCATAGAGTTTGGACACTGTAGAACTGAACACGAGGCCGTAGCGAGACTACGTTTTTTGTCTAATACCATATTGTGCCAGCAGACACGGGTTGAACTTTATGATCTTCTAGTAAAAAAGGTTCTGCTAATCCACTATGGGTAAACCACAGGGATCAAAGTCTAAATGATCAAAGTGGCTCATGCGTAGAGATTGGAAAACTTGGGTTACAAAAAGTTAAAGAGAAAAAGACAAAAATAGCACTAAATTAAGTTTATGTTCCCAAACTAGCACTCAAGGTCAAAAGTCACAAAAATAGTACTTAATGTTTTATCAAAAGTCACAAACTTAGGGTTTAGAGTTAAAGGGTGGGGTTTAGGATTTAGGGTTTAGGGTTTAGGGTTTAGAGTTTAGGGTTTAGGGTTTAGAGTTGAGAAATGAGGTTTTGGGGATAAGATTTCAAATTTTGAAAAATAAAAAAATTAAAATTTTCAAAGGATAAACTTAAAAAGGTGCTATTTTGGTCATTTTAGTTTTTGAGTGCTATTTTTGTGATATAAACTTAGAAAGATGCTATTTTGGAGATTTGTCCAAAAGTTAATGTCCTTAATTGATCCAATAACGGTGACAAGCACGGATTAACTTTATTATAACAAGTAATGCAGTGTTTCTATTAGTCCTTTTGTCAATAACATAGATAAATTTTGAAAAATACAGATTTTGTTTAGTTGATTATGCATGTTGTTTAGTTTCATGTTCTAACCATATATAAAGTTATTTCTCAACGTGTTCATACATGTTTCAAATCTGTAGTTGATCATGTTCTAACCAATATAAAGTTATTTCTTAACGTGTTAATACATGTTTCACATCTGTATTTAAATTAGTGTCGACATTTCGTTATCAACTGGCAACACAAAACCAGTGAATCAATTTCTAATTTGTATTATTTGATTTTATTAAGTACACCCAACAATATAAAACTTATTTACAAAGAAAGTAGAAAAGTTTTGATAATTTATAAAGCAAAACCATACTGATGAACTGTATCAGCTAGATTCATTCTTAATATTTATATCTTCAACAAAAAGTTCTCAACGCCTTACACACTATAATGGATACATGTGCTAATAAGGTGAGAGAGCTAAAGTTTATGGCTTTTGTTTAGTTTGTTTGATGAAAGTGGAAGTGATGAGGGACAAAATGATATAGGGCAGAGACAATATATTTTTCTTTGTGGTCGTAAATAATTAAAAAAGTTGCTAAAAAAATTTAGATGTTGACGAGACATCTTTTAATTCCCCTTGTGTTCCTTCCTTACCATTCTGTATCTCGAATCAAAACTGAAAAACATTCGATTACACTTTGTTTTACTTTTAAGTTTTAACCAGTGAAATATGCCCCAAAAAAGTATATATATTTCATTGACCCACGTGAGATAAACTATAAACATCCGGATGAAAAGGTATAGATGATTTTTTTTTTGTAAATAACATTATGTTTTGAGTTAAGCCAGTCATGTAATGATGCAATCAGGCAATGCCTAAATACATACTAGGTGCATATTAGTTTTTTGGTAAAATGTTAAACTTAGGTAATTATTACTTATTAGTTGCCAACATCGACTAATAAAACAAAATTTTAGTCACAATTTTTCTCTCTCCTTAATTTCTCCAAAGTTCATCATTTTGGTGCCGGTCGACACCCATTGTGATCCATGCAAAACTATGAGTTTTTACAAGTTTCAAAAATTGCAAAATTAGCCCATAAATTTTCTTATTTGCAGAAGATTCCTAAATTGTTTTAGTGTGTATTATGTTTCTTAAGCCAATTTTTTAGGCTACGCTTTACTTACGCTAGATTGAAGATTTTAGAGAGATTTGGAGAGAAGAATCATAACTCCTTCGGAGATTGATTTAGAATTCCAATATTTTTTACTCTAATCTATTTATGCAATTTATTTTTACCATGATTTGTGATTCATTGATTATGTCTGAGTATTTTTCTTGTTAGATTTAGGGTTATTCAAAGGTTATAGATGAATTGTTAGATTGATCAAAATGATTAGGGTAATTACATTGTTCTTCATTCATATTGTTTTTAATACCGATTCTAGATTAATCAACTGGAATTTAGACCGTAAGATAATTAGTAGATAACAGTGTTATTGATTTCCTGACATATTGTGAATGAGCAAAATACATATCTGTAAAGAAATTTGATTTAAATATTTTGTGAACCGATCAAACTCATTCTTAATTGAATTGAATGAGTTTGCAAAAGAATTTGGATTTCTAAGATTGTGAAATAGATAATCTATACAACTGGAGTTGATTGATTTTATTGTTGTGGTTTGATTTTATTAAATCCCTGATAATTTGATTGATATGTGATTTTAATTTACCTGTGAATCTCCCTGAAAACTACCTGTTCTGCAATATTTTCCTTTACTTTCTATACGGGGTTGAAGGTTATTGGCCGAAACAATTGGCACCATGATATCTCACTACCTGGAATGACACCAAGCATACCTTTTTGAACAATTTTTTCATGATGCAAGATCAGAGGAGTTGAGAAGCAAAATCTCTTCATTTTCTCAGGGTCCTACAAATTACATCTTGGATCAGATTTAGAGCTTACCAGAAAGACTGTCCGCATCATGGTTTTAGCAAGGTTCACTACTGAGTATCCTCTTCAGTGGTATTAGTTGGAGGTATTAGATGACCTTAGATGTTGCAAGTGAAGAAAATTTCAAAACCATGAAACTAGAGAAAACTAAGAAACTTATTGAAAATTTAGCATATAACAATAGTACCAAGAACGTAGACCTTGACAAGAAGAGAATGGCTGGAAATGCATATTCATGTTAGATTGTTGAGGTGAAAGCTAAACTGGATTTTGTTCACGGTCTCCTTGTTGGCAATTAGTAGGTTCAAGTTTACTGCAAAAGTTGAGACTATTGAACCAACTAAAAAGGCTGAAGAAGAGGAGGTTAATTTTGTCAATGGAGCTGGTTTTCAGCGGTAGAGGTTTAGTAAGCAGCAAGGGAACAAAAGCTTCAATGGAATTGGCCAGAGGAGTGGCTTCACAAGAAATCAAAACTTTTCTAACAAAACTCAACAATCTTAATTTCAGAAGACTTTGTAGAGCAATAACAACTTCGTAAGAGATTAGGATTCTTCCAACTATTAGGAACCTCTTGCGGCGACTCAAGATAACAAAATGGAGTCTATGTTGTAACAGATTCTCCTGAGTCAACATAAAATGACTGTTAAATTCAATGGAAAGATTGACTCGATGTACAATGATTTGAATGGGAAGTTCGAAGATCTGGACACTCATGTCAAGAAATCGGATACTCAGGTTGCGCAAAATGATGGGTTTGTGAAGAGGGAAGAAGGATTCAGTTTCAAAAGTGGAAAACTGCTCACTCCAGTGTTGAGGAGTTGTCATACTGAGAAACAATTCGTGGAGTTAAAAGAGATGGAAGATGAATAATTTGGAGATTCAAACCCAGTGTCGATCGACACAATGCTGAGTGTCGGTTGACACCACTCCAAAGTCATGATTTTTTAGTTTTGTCAGAGATAAATTGACCGTGCAATCCTAGTCGACACTGAAGGGTCTACACTTGAGAAGAGTGTTGATCGACACAACCTAGTGTCGGTCGACACCCTGCTAAAAATATATGAAGAAATCTAACGATACACGAACCATTGGTGTCAATACCAACACAGAGTGTTGAAGGACACCCCCATCAATGTCAATTGACATCTTATGCATACAAACTGTCCTCCTCCCGAAACATCAAAGAAAACTGAAGGAAGGGTCTACAGACCTAAGGTTCCTTTCCCAAATCATCTAAGAAAGTCTAAATAAGAGCTGGAGGATGCCAAATGCAGAGCAATCATGGATAAAATTATTTTTGAAACCCCTCTTATTGATGTTGTTAGGCTCTCTCCTATGATTAAGATGTATGGGAAGAGGATGATGACTAAGAATCTGGAACTTATACCCTAGGATAATTGGTAGAAATACCACCGTTATTGATTTTCTGACATATCTTAAATGAGCAAAATTCCTCTTACTGATGTCGTTAGATTTTTCTCCTAAAGAGGTATGAGAACTTGCCAAACTCATTCTTAATGCTTATTTGAATAGATTGAATTTTCAAAGAAATTTGGAATTCTAAGATTTTTGCAAAAATAATTTCTGCAACTGAAGTTGAATGATTTTTATGTTGTGCCTTGAGTTCAATAACTATTCTTCATTAGATCTATGATATATTGATTGTTATGTGGTCCTGATTTACATGCGAATCTCCTTGAGTCTAATGCCCTCTCCTATTGATCCTACAACCTTCTTAATTATCTTGTTTATTGCTTTTAATCTATCGTCTAGCGTAATTCAAAAACTAAAAATTACATTGTGTAATCTTAGAGTTTATGTGGATTTGACCCCTAAGTACTGCACTGCACCTCTTAAATTACAGAGTAGTTAAATGAATAGTTTGAGCATAAAACTGATCTTTCTTCTTTTGATTTTTTTTTATCTTAATTATGTTATCTTGTTGGAAGTACTTTCGACAAATTAAAGAGACTCCTGATTATGTTTCCAAATTTTTTTTGTTGATTTGGGTTTATGGATTTTGCATGTGTGGGTTTTCCCATGTTTGTCTTTCTTCTGTTTAACAAGATATGTTTGGAGCTTTATGTTCAAGCTGATTGTGGTCTGTTTTTCCAGTTCTGCGGTTGTTCTTGTGGTTGCAGGTTATCTTTTCTTCAAGGTTTTTATGTTCGTTCTAGTTGTAGAGAGTAACCATTTTTAGTTTGGTCCTTGTTTTCTCTTTGTAGGAAAAAATATTTTTTCAATGTTGGATGATTCCGACTTCATTTCTGGTGGTTCAACTAAGCTTTTAGGGTCTGATATTGTAGCAATATAATTTAATTTAATTTTTTTATTGTCAGTAAATTGGACGGAGATGATATCTTTCTCAAGCTTATTCTTAATTCAAGTGTTCTCGATTGAATTTTGGTTTGTGATTTTTGTTTCTTGTACTTTGTCTTGAAGATTAATCTTTGTGATTTCTCGGTAGTAGTTTGGTCATATTTTTAGTTTGTTTTTCCATGTTTGGGATCTTGTTTCTCCAATTTTTGGAGCTTTGTTTTCGGTGGTTTGAAATTTGTTGGATTGAAATTTGCTGGTTTTAAATTTTACCCATTTATTTTCTCCATTTTAAGTAGTTTTTTCTAAAAATACAAGTATTTAGGAAAACATGTTTATAGCTTTAATATTTAATTAAAAAGAGAAAAGAACCAATGACAGACCATACTTCTAATTTTACTTTAATTTTTTTATTTAAATACTATTTTATCATATTACTTTTTGAATTAAATTTTTGAAATAGTTTACAATGTGAAACAAACAAAAATTTTAAAAACTACTTATATATTGAAACGGAGGGTGTACATTGGTAATCATTTCTACCTACATTTCAGTAATTTTATCGTTAGAATGTTTGCTCCATATCTAAATTTTGATTCAAACGCTCTTTTTTTTTCCTTTTACTTTTTACATTCTATTGGGCTAATGATCCATAACAAATAAAAAGAACACTTTTTGTCATTAAAAAAAACATTTTGGTAAACAAACTATCGCAACTTGTATATAACTTCAATGTTAAAACTAATGATTAATTTTTGCATACCTTTCTTAATTTTTTTGACCAAAACACTCTTCTTAATTTGACATGTATAATACAACCAATACACCAATAAAAACAGATAAACACAAATGTTTTGACGTATTCGTGCGTGAACAAGTGCTATTTTTAACTAAAAAAAAATAAAACCACAATTTTAGTGGGGAAAAATAATTTTTGGATACGTCTCAAGATGCATAAATATAGGCTACTTTCTATTTTTAAAGCTGCAATTAGACAACATAGAAACTTGTTTTTCTATTGTATTTACTACTCATCCCTTTGCTACTATTATTCTAGGAGCATTCTAATTAATTAACCTTTGTTTCATGTGTTATTATCAAATTTATCATTACTTATGTGTCATCATGAGTGTTTTT
Proteins encoded in this window:
- the LOC106340700 gene encoding uncharacterized protein LOC106340700; this encodes MRILKTQRSSRGGRRNIKKQGSRRSHVSSRASIIRNCSRNSGDKFTEKLQALKSLLPPSETNKTDHNRHVEEKPNSGETEQLFQETADYIVRLRNQVIVLQKLIEIYGSSSSSDQTEDFVL